A stretch of the Lolium perenne isolate Kyuss_39 chromosome 3, Kyuss_2.0, whole genome shotgun sequence genome encodes the following:
- the LOC127340947 gene encoding uncharacterized protein — MAMDDVAFAAGSSSASMDAFASSSTAPTDPSHGWQKVLPRKPRKHAAPSAAPTHAAPDLAKSNVFEGVDKRSQERHRAIRAARDAADEADGSIAAWGARSDDDEYGSDSDEAAKPQPEEVKKPKKPKVKKPKVTVADAAALIDAENLAAHLIEVSASYENQEGIQLMRFADYFGRAFANVSAAQFPWAKMFKESPMSKMVEVPLNHVPEPVCKTASDWINQRSSDALGEFVVWCIDSIMSELSGQPLGVKGSKKVVQQTPKAQVAIFVVLALTLRRKPDVLVNLFPKIVGNSKYLGQEKLPIIAWVINQASQGDLVSGMFYWSHSLFPALCAKSGNPQSRDLVLQLLERFLTTPNASKARGILLNGAVRRGERLVPAGTFDLFMRGAFPVPNARVKATERFEAAYPIIKELALAGPPGSKTVRQAAQQLLPLAVKAMQEKNAELSREAADIFIWCLTQSPECYKQWDKFHPENIGASVVVLSKIAADWKTLAPKLNSEALKTTLKSIKAKNEVALEEAEDSGKKASIKEADKLCKVIIGRLSRGATCLKGSLLVIALAAAAGFALSPNLDLPADLAMVQEHLAKVPEHLATVPEHLSVLSEKLQAMASEYMASF, encoded by the exons ATGGCAATGGACGACGTCGCCTTCGccgccggttcctcctccgcatccatGGACGccttcgcctcctcctccaccgcgccCACCGACCCCTCCCACGGCTGGCAGAAGGTCCTCCCCAGGAAACCCCGCAAGCACGCGGCCCCATCCGCCGCCCCGACCCACGCCGCGCCCGATCTGGCCAAGTCCAACGTGTTCGAGGGCGTTGACAAGCGCTCACAGGAGCGGCACCGCGCGATCCGGGCCGCCCGGGACGCGGCCGACGAGGCCGACGGCTCGATCGCCGCGTGGGGCGCgcgctccgacgacgacgagtacGGCTCCGACTCCGACGAGGCGGCCAAGCCTCAGCCCGAGGAGGTCAAGAAGCCCAAGAAACCCAAGGTGAAGAAGCCCAAGGTCACCGTCGCCGACGCCGCCGCGCTCATCGACGCCGAGAACCTCGCCGCGCACCTCATCGAAGTCTCG GCCTCGTATGAGAACCAGGAGGGTATCCAGCTCATGCGGTTTGCTGATTACTTTGGCCGAGCATTTGCAAACGTGAGCGCAGCCCAGTTCCCGTGGGCAAAGATGTTCAAGGAATCACCAATGTCCAAGATGGTGGAG GTACCCTTGAACCATGTTCCTGAGCCAGTTTGCAAGACTGCCAGTGATTGGATCAATCAGAGATCTTCTGATGCCTTGGGAGAATTTGTTGTGTGGTGTATAGATAGCATCATGTCTGAATTATCAGGTCAACCTTTGGGAGTTAAGGGCTCGAAGAAGGTTGTTCAGCAAACTCCAAAAGCCCAG GTTGCAATATTTGTTGTGCTTGCCTTGACTTTAAGAAGGAAGCCAGATGTACTAGTAAACCTCTTCCCCAAAATAGTGGGGAACAGTAAATATCTTGGACAGGAAAAGCTTCCCATCATTGCCTGGGTTATTAATCAG GCATCTCAAGGTGACCTAGTATCGGGAATGTTTTACTGGTCTCATTCCCTATTTCCCGCATTATGTGCAAAAAGTGGGAATCCTCAGTCAAGAGATCTTGTTTTGCAATTGCTGGAAAG GTTTTTGACTACTCCCAATGCTTCCAAAGCTCGGGGTATCTTATTGAACGGCGCAGTTAGAAGGGGGGAGCGCCTGGTTCCCGCTGGAACATTTGATCTCTTCATGAGAGGAGCATTTCCCGTGCCTAATGCACGTGTGAAG GCTACAGAGAGGTTTGAAGCGGCCTACCCAATAATAAAGGAactagctcttgctggtcctcctGGCTCTAAGACTGTGAGGCAAGCGGCGCAGCAGCTTTTGCCCTTGGCTGTGAAAGCAATGCAAGAAA AAAATGCAGAGCTCTCCAGGGAGGCCGCTGATATTTTTATTTGGTGCTTGACTCAGAGTCCAGAGTGCTACAAGCAGTGG GACAAATTTCACCCAGAAAACATTGGAGCCAGTGTTGTTGTCCTGAGCAAAATAGCGGCTGACTGGAAGACGCTCGCTCCCAAGCTCAATTCTGAAGCTCTCAAAACAACTCTGAAGAGCATAAAGGCCAAG AATGAGGTGGCTCTTGAAGAAGCAGAAGACTCTGGGAAGAAGGCTTCCATCAAGGAAGCAGACAAGCTCTGCAAGGTGATCATCGGGAGGCTGTCCCGTGGCGCCACCTGCCTCAAGGGCAGCCTGCTGGTCATCGCCCTTGCCGCCGCCGCGGGCTTCGCGCTCTCCCCCAACCTGGACCTCCCCGCTGACCTGGCGATGGTGCAAGAGCACCTGGCGAAGGTTCCGGAGCACCTGGCGACGGTCCCAGAGCACCTGTCTGTGTTGTCTGAGAAGCTCCAGGCGATGGCGTCGGAGTACATGGCGTCGTTCTGA
- the LOC127340949 gene encoding protein MAO HUZI 4, chloroplastic, translating to MAASSALAISTTSRVAGLPLLLALRRTPAPAGTRAAALAAGHGATCSWSPLRQDLAVAPRRGAAGARARAPLLRPRAWLTTPQIASTAFTVGTVAVLPFYTLMIAAPNADITKRTVESTAPYVALGLLYAYLLYLSWTPDTIRAMFASKYWLPELPGIVRMFASEMTVASAWIHLLAVDLFAARQVYHDGIKNNIETRHSISLCLLFCPVGIAAHALTKVLAGSVGRSH from the exons ATGGCGGCCTCCTCCGCCCTGGCCATCTCCACCACCTCCCGG GTCGCCGGTCTCCCTCTGCTGCTGGCGCTGAGGCGGACGCCGGCGCCGGCAGGCACGCGCGCTGCTGCCCTTGCCGCCGGCCATGGAGCCACATGCTCTTGGAGCCCTCTCCGGCAGGACCTCGCCGTGGCCCCTCGCCGCGGCGCCGCCGGCGCGCGGGCAAGGGCGCCTCTGCTCCGGCCTCGCGCAT GGCTGACGACGCCGCAGATCGCCAGCACTGCATTCACTGTCGGCACGGTCGCCGTCCTGCCGTTCTACACGCTCATGATCGCCGCCCCCAACGCCGACATC ACTAAGCGCACGGTGGAGAGCACCGCCCCCTACGTGGCCCTAGGTCTCCTCTACGCCTACCTGCTCTACCTCTCCTGGACACCTGACACCATCCGCGCCATGTTCGCCAGCAAGTACTGGCTCCCGGAG TTACCGGGAATTGTGAGGATGTTCGCGAGCGAGATGACCGTCGCCTCCGCCTGGATCCACCTCCTAGCCGTCGACCTCTTTGCCGCCAG GCAGGTGTACCATGATGGCATCAAGAACAACATCGAGACCAGACATTCCATCTCGCTGTGCCTGCTCTTCTGCCCGGTCGGGATCGCCGCTCACGCCCTGACTAAGGTACTGGCGGGTTCGGTGGGTCGCTCGCATTGA